From the Anaeromyxobacter dehalogenans 2CP-1 genome, the window CCGTCCTCGAGGATCTGGGCGACGGCCGCACCCGCCTCGTCGCGACCACGCTCTTCCACACCACCGAGGAGCGCGACGGCATGCTCGGCGCCATGGGCGAGGGCCTGGACCAGAGCTACGCCGCCCTCGACCGGCTGCTCGCCGGCGGCGCGTGAGCGGGACCGCCGCCCGCTCGCGGTTCGACGGGGCTCACCGCGCGCGGGCCTCTGGATGCTCCGCTCGCCCTGAGCCTGTCGAAGGGCGGGCGGAGGCGGCCCGGCCGGCCTGGCGGCGCGCGAACCGCTCCTTCACCTCGTAGGCGAAGCCGTCGAGGATCTCCGGATCGATGGGATCGCCGTTCGCCGCGAGCGTCAGCGAGAGCAGGCCCTCCCGCGCGGCCGCGTGGTAGAGCTGCGCCTCGGCGAGCCGGGTGGGCATGCAGTCGAGCGGGCCGGCGCAGAGGATCCCGTCCACGCCGCGGTGCCGCCAGGCCTCGAGCGCGAGCCCCATCGCCAGCACCGACTCGTGCTCGAGGTCCTCGCGGAGGTAGCCCTGCGCCTCCCTCGCGACCCGGTGCGGCGGCTCCGGGGCAGGCCAGCCCAGCGGCTCGCCCGCGGCGCGGAACACGAGGTTCACGATGCGCTGGCGCAGCCGGCGCTTCAGGTGGTCGCCCACGCTGCCCTTCAGGCCGCGCCGGAACTGCACCGCCTCGGAGTACTGCAGGTACTCCACCACCGGCTCCAGCCGGACGCGCACGCCGCGCCGCTCCAGCTCGTCGGCCACGTAGCCGTTCGAGGCCGGATCGGAGCGGACGTAGATCTCGCCCACGATCTGCACGGTGGGGTACGGCCGCGGGTCGCGCGCATCCGCCAGCTCGCGTGCGCACCCCGCCACCGCGTCGCGGATCCCCCAGAGCCCGCCGCCGAGCACCTCGCGGAGCACGGTGCGGGCCGACAGGTCCCCCGCAGCGCCCCGCTCGATCGCCTCGAGCAGCCGCGCCGACCCGCGCGCGTGGATGGCGTTTGCCGCGCCGGGCGTCCGCTCGACCGGGCGCGCGTCGCGCAGCGCATCGGCGAGCGCGCCGCGGGCGGAGGCGCCGGCGAGCACGATCGCGCCCAGGCCGGGCGGCACGCCCTCGAAGTAGTCGTGGTCCGGCGGCGACCAGATCTCCACCCGGTCCGAGAGCCCGGCGCGCTCCAGGATCAGGCGGTGGAGCTGGCGGTACATGCCGAACCGGCACGGGCCGCTCGAGCCGGGCATGAAGAAGGTGAACCGGCCCTCCGGCTCGCGGGCGAGGTGCTCGAGGAGCGCGCCCGCGGTGATCGTCATGGGCAGGCACTCCTTACCGCTGGTGTGCCGCCGGCCGAGCCGGATGGTGTCGGCGGTGGCGGGCGGCAGCACCTCCGCGTGCAGGCCGACGCCGCGGAACGCGGCCGCGAGCGCCTCGGCCTCCGGCCCCATGGGCGGCACGAGCACGCGGGTCCCGTCGGCGCGCACGTCGGCGAGCGTCCGCTCGCGGAGCGGCATCGGCTCCGCCGCCGGGCGTCCCTCGGCCCCGCAGCCGCGGAGGTCCTCGCGGACGCAGTGCAGGAACGCCTCGACGCGGGTCTTGGTGCCGGCGTCGGCGGCGTGGCCGTCGGTCTCGACGATCGCGAAGGGCTTGCCGTCGAGCAGCCGCGCGAGGTGGTGCTGCGTGAAGCTGTCCGGGCCGCAGCCGTAGTTGCTGGTGAAGATCGCGTACACGCCCGGCGTCCGGCGGACCCGGTGCGCCGTGCGCAGGATCCGCTGCGTGTAGGACCAGAACGCGCCGGGGACGAGCGGCGTCGCGCCGTCGAGCGGGAAGCAGTCGAGCGGGATCGCCACCGCGCCCTGCTCGCGCAGCAGCGCCGGCACGTTCGCGTTCAGCACCTCGTCGTGGATGGTATAGGTCCGGCCCAGCACCACCACCGCGAGGAGCCCGTCCGCCCGGCAGCGCTCGAGCGCCGCCGCGCCGATCGCCTCGAGCCGCGCGTCGAACGCCCGCTGCGCCTCGCGCGCGGCCTGGTGCGCGCGCCGTGCGGCGGCCCGATCGCGGACGCCCACCCGCGCCGCGAGCGCGTCCATCGACGCGACGAACCGCTCCGAGTCGAGGTAGCCCGCGCCGCCCGCGTTCAGCGTGGGGGCGACCAGCCGCCGCGCGAAGTCCTCGCCCAGGTCGGCGGCGAGCACGTCCGGCGCGCCGTGCACCATCGGGCAGAGCCAGGTGTGGCGCTCGTCGCGGACCCGCGGCAGGTCGCGGATCATCGGGAAGAAGAGGTGCTCGGCCCCGGTCGCGGCGAGCGCGGCCGCGACGCCGTGCACCTGCTGCATGGGCGCGCAGAACGGGACGTTGCAGAGGTCGATCCCCTGCCGCAGCGCCTCGCGGCCACCGGACCCGAGCACCTCCACGCCCAGGCCCAGCGTCCGGAAGAACGTGCCGAAGTACGCGAGGAGCGTCTTCAGCTGGAACGCGTCGGCGAGCGCGACCCGCGGGGCGCCGGCCGGCGCCGTGCCCAGCCCCTCCACCAGCGCGCGCACCGCCGCCTCGCGCTCGCGGAACGGGTCCGGCGCGCCGGCCGGGAGCTTGCGCGCGCGGGTGCCCTGATCGAACAGCGCGCAGGCGCCGCCCCAGGTGAAGGCGCGACGCTCGGTGCCCACCGCGGTGCGGAGCCGCTCGATGCGGCAGCGGTTGCCGGCGCCGCCGCAGCCCTCCGCCGAGCGGCACACGAACGTGTCCTTGCGCTCCACCCGCGCGGCGAGGAAGCGCGAGAGGTCGAGCGCGCCGGCGTGCGCGTCCAGGCCGGCGAGCCCGGCGCGCGCCAGCCGCGCGATCCCGAACGCGCCCACCGTGCCCGGCGACGGCGGGACGATCACCTCGGCGCCGGTCTGGCGCGCCACCGCGGCGGCGAGCGCGTCGGCGCTGAACGGCATGCCCTGGCAGAACACCACCTGGCCCACCGGGCGCGCGCCCTTCACCCGGTTCACGTAGTTCTGCACCACCGACTCGTAGAGCCCCGCCACCACGTGCGCGCGCGGCGCGCCGGCCGCTGCGGCCTGGTCGAGGATCTCGGCCATGAACACCGCGCAGTGCTGGCCGAGCGCGACGCAGCCGTCCGCGCCGATGGCCTCGCGCCCGAGCGCCGCCGCGTCGAGCCCGCCCAGCCGCCGCCCCTGCTCCTCGATGAACGAGCCGGTGCCGGCGCTGCACGCCTCGTTCATGGCGGCGTCCACCACGCGCCCGCCCTCGAGCCGGATGTACTTCGCGTCCTGCCCGCCGATCTCGAAGATGGTGTCGACGCGCGGGTCGTAGGCGCAGGCGCCCTCGGCGTGCGCGGCGATCTCGTTCAGCACGAACACGCGGTCGGTCCCGAAGCAGGACGCGAGCAGGGACCCGACGATCTCGCGCCCGCTGCCGGTCACGCCTGCGCCGACGACCGCGCGCCGCGCGCAGGGGCCCTCCAGGAACGAGGACACGAGCGACTGCGCGGCCCGGACCGGATCGCCGGACGTGCCGGTGTAGGCCTCCCAGGCGGGCATGCCGGCGGCGAGGTCGAGCGCGACCGCCTTCGAGCCGGTGGAGCCGATGTCGAGGCCGAGCAGGATCGGGCCGTCGCCGGCGGGCGGCGGCGGCCGCGGGACGCGGCGGACGCGCGAGAGCGCGCCGGCGAGCGGCGGCAGCGCGTCGAACGACGCGTGCTCGGGGGGGCGGAAAAGGCCCTCGAGCGGCGGCACCGCCTCCGGGCGCGCCGCCGCGAGGAGCGCGCACCCGAGCGCGTCGAGGTACAGCGCCTCGTCGCCCTCGCCGTCGCGCAGGTCGAGCCCGCGGCCGGCGAGCGCCTCGCGGAAGCAGGCCCGCACCCGCCGCGAGCGGCTCACGCCGCCGGTCAGCCACACGTCGCGCGGGCTGCCGGGCCGCACGAACACCAGCACGTTCGCGCAGATCGCGTCGAACAGGCCCGCCAGGATCCGCTCGCGCGCCTCGCCGCGGTTCGCGAGGTGCGTCATGTCGGTCTTGAGGATCACCGGGCAGCGGCCGGAGAGCGGCGCGGCCTCGGCGCCCACCGCGAGCGCGTCGGCCTGCGCCGGCGTGAGCCCGAAGCGCTCCACCAGCTGGCGCAGGAAGTTGCCGGTGCCCTGCGAGCAGCGCGGGTTCTCGCGGTAGCGGTCGCGCCCCTCCGCCTCGTGCACGAGCACCGAGAAGCCGTGCGCGCCGAGGTCCACCACCGTGGCCGGCGCGGCCCCGTGCAGCCGCACGTGGCCGGCGGTGCGCGCCTGCTTGGGCGGGATGCGCGGCAGCTCGAGCCGCCGGCCCAGCCGCCCGGTGGCGCGCGCGCCGGCCACCCCGTCCCAGCCCCATCCCTCCAGCACCTCGCGCACCGCGGCGGCCGGATCGCCGCCGTGCTCCACCAGCGCCCGCCGCGTCCAGGCGAGCGCGCCGCCCTCCCCTTCGACCTCCGCGAGCTTCACCGTCTCGGCACCCGCGTCGATCCCCACGAACCGTTGCATGGCGCGAGTGTCACGCCGATGGGCGGGGAAGGCACGCCCGAAAAGCGGGCACCTGCCGGCGGCCCGGGAGCGTGATCGGGATCAACGCAAGGTCCGGGCGAGCGTGCCGACGCGACCCCGTTCACGGAGCGTCGGCGCGCAGCGCGCGCGACACGCGCTCCACCTCGCGGAGCACGCGCACGACGTTCCCGCCCAGGAGCTTGCGGACGTCCTCGGGCGAGCGGCCGCGGGCGAGGAGCGCCGCGACGAGCTTCGGCAGGTCCGCGTGCGACTCGATCCCGTCCGGCGGGACGATGCCGCCGTCGAGGTCCGACCCGAGGCCGACGTGGTCCACGCCGGCCACCTTCACCAGGTGCTCGACGTGGTCCACGAGCACCGAGAGCGGCGGGCGCGGCAGCGCGTGCGCGACGCGGAGCTCGGCCAGGTAGGGCGCCCACCTCCGCTCGACCGGGTCCGCGCCTTCGAGCGAGCGGGCGAGCGCGGCCACCTCGGGCGCGTGCGCCTGCTCCGCCGCCGCGGCGCGCGCGGCGTATCCCGCGTCGAGGAACACCGAGTGGAAGTTCACGCCCACGACGCCGCCGCCCGCCGCGATGGCGCGCACGAGGTCGTCGGGCAGGTTGCGGCGGTGCTCGGACAGGGCGCGCGCGCAGGAGTGCGTGGCGAGCACCGGCGCGCGGCTCGCGGCGACGGCCTGCGCCGCGGACGCGTCGGAGAGGTGCGAGACGTCCACCGCGATCCCGAGCCGGTTCATCTCGGCGACGGCGGCGCGGCCGAGCGGCGAGAGCCCGCCGTGGCGCGGGGCGTCGGGCTTGCCGGCGTCGGCGAACGCGGTGTGCGCGTTCCAGGTCAGGCCGACGTACCGGACCCCGAGCGCGTGCATCCGCTCCAGCTCCGCGAGGTCCCCGTGGAGGGGCTCGGCGCCCTCCATGCCGAGGAGGACCGCGATCTTCCCCGCGGCCCGGGCCGCGAGCAGCTCGTCCACGCTCCCCGCCATCACGAGGTCGGCGGGGTGGCGGGCCATCTGCGCGCGCACCGCCGCCGCGAGCGCCAGCGCCCGCGCGTGCGCCTCCGCCTCGGGCCGCTCCGGCGGGTGCCACAGCACGAAGAACGCCGCGCCGACGCCGCCGCGCCGCATCGAGTCGAGGCTCACCTGGCCCAGGTCGCGCCGTGGCTCGCCGAGATCGTAGCGCTGCTCGAGGAGCCACTGCGGCGTGTCGAGGTGCAGGTCCACCACCGGCGCGTCGCGGAGGACGTCCTCCGCGGAGCCCGTCGACGCCGCGCGAGTCGTGGTCACGCCGGCGCCCGGGCCGGCGCAGGAGAGGAGCATGGGCATCGCGAGCAGCCACCCGTTCCGCGGCATGCGGCGCCGTCGCGATGCAGGCTACACCCGCCTCCGTCCCGGAGCACGGGACGAACGGGGCCGCTGGCGCCGGGTCCCTTCCGCGTGCCCAGCCCCGCCGAGCCACTCGAGCGCGGTGCGGAGGGTGCGGCCGAGCGGCACCCCCCGTTCCCGGTCGTCGGCGAGCCCGAGCTCCTGCGCGCCCAGGAACACCGCGTACTCGAGCTGCGCGAGCACCGTCGCGTCCTTCCGTCCACGCTCGCGGTGAATGGCCGCGAGGTAGTCGATCCGGCGGGCGTCCACGCGGTCGAGGGCCTCGCGCGCCCTCGCGTCGTGCAGCGCCCAGCCCCGGACCGCCCGGTCGAGCGCGTGATCGAGCCCGACGGCCGCCGCCCCGAGCCGCGCGCTGCGGGCCTCGGCGGTCCCGGGGCCCGACGTCGCCGCGATGACGTCGCCGGTGTGCAGCTCCGTCCACGCGTCGAGGAGCGCGGCGTGGAAGGCGTCCACGTCGCGGAAGTGGTGGTAGAAGGCGCCCTTCGTCCTTCCCATCGCCCCGCAGAGCCGGTCGATCGTCACCGCCTGCGGGCCCTGATCCCGCAGCAGGGCGAGCCCGGCCCGGCACCAGCCGGAGCGGGCGTCGCCGCCGGCGGCTGCGCTGCGCCCCGTCGCGGTCACGCGGCCCTCCAGGCGCCGTCCGGGCCGCGCGCCACCATCGCGGACCGCTTCCCGAACGGCGCGGGCGTGACGTGGCGCCGGGCGTCCCAGACCTCGATCCGCTCCGGCCGGAACCGGACCAGCACGAAGTCCCCGCCCTCGGGGCCCTCCGGCCAGAACGCCCGCCAGAACGGCTTGAACCGCCGCCGTCGCTCGGCGGCGTCCTCGACGATCTCGGCGCGGCCGACGAGGACCGCGCACGCCGCGCGCGCGTCGTCCTCGTAGGCGAGCGTGGCCGCGGGATTCTTGCGGAGCTGCTCGACCTTCCGCGACCCGCCGCTCGTGCCGAGCCACACGGAGAAGTCGTCGTCCGGCGGGAGCGGCTCCAGCACGCGCGCGTGCGCGACCCCGTCGGCCACCGTGGCGAGGAGGCAGTAGCGCTTGCGGCGCATCGTCGAGCGCGCGGCCCGGAGCACGGCGCCGACGCCATCGCGGGCGCGCGCGGTCGCCCAGCGCCGGTAGAGGAGCGCGAGCGAAGCCAGGAGGTGATCGCGGAGCGAGGGGGCCATGCGCGCCTGCATACCATACCGTATGGTATGCGACGCGAGTCCCTCTCGGGCACACGGGCGCCGCGCACGCCTCGGCGGCCGCCGAGGCTCAGCGCATGACGCGGTGGAACCGCACCCGCCTGCGGACACTCCTCAGCTTCAGGGCCGTCATCGTCGCGACGACCGCGAGGAAGGTCGCGCCACCGACCTGGGGCGCGAGCTGGCCCTGCGCATCGAACCGATGGAACAGCTCGGCGGCGGTGAACCCGACCGCCATCGCGGCCACCAGGCCGACGACCGCTCCGACGAGCAGGACCTTGAAGAGCGCCGCGCGGCTGCGATGGCCGCAGCGCGGGCACGGGGCGAGGCGGGAGGCTGCGGCGGCGCCGAGCTCGGCGTCGTACTGCGCGCTGCTGAGCGACACGCCGTTCGCCGTGAGCCCTGCCCCGACGCCGGCGACGATCGCCAGCGCCACCATGCCGCAGCGCGAGCACCGGTAGTCCACGGACTGCTCGCCCGCCTCGACATCGACGCCCACGTGGATCGGGATCATGGAGAGCTCCGTCTGTCAGCGGTAGATGACGGGCGTCCCGGGCAGCCCGGGCGAAGGGACGGGGGCGTTGTGCATCGGGCGGCTGTTCAGCTCCTGCTGCCGCGTCTCCTGGTTCTGTTTCATCAGCTGGGCCACGCGGAACGCGGCGCCCCCGCGGCGGCGCGCGACTCGGGCGTGGCGGCCTCTTTCGGCTCGCACACGCAGCCGGTCGCGGTGCCCATGATGACGATGGCGCCGAGCCGCATCCCGAGCTGGCTGCAGTGAGCCTCGCACTCGGGGCGCGACTCAGGACGGAAGCGGTAGCTCGGACTGAAGGCCGGAACCGTCGTGGTTGAGCAGGCGCAGAGGGAGGCAACGGCGATCGAGGCGACGGCGAGGAGGGCGCGCAACGGTCTTCTCCAGGTGACGTGCTCCCAGAGTACAACCGATTTCACGATGCGTCGCAAGATGCCCCCCCCCTACCGCCTCCACCTCCCCGCCTCGACGAAGCTGTAGTACCCGCCCGCCGCCACGATGACGTGGTCGCGGGCGAGCACGCCGACGAGGTCGGCGGCGGCGCGGAGGCGGGCGGTCAGGTCCACGTCGTCGGGGCTGGGGGTGGGATCGCCGCTCGGGTGGTTGTGGACGAACACGACCCCGTGCGCGCCCTCCCGCACCGCGGGGCGGAGCGCGTCGCGCGGGGAGACGGGGCACTGCGACAGCGAGCCCTCCGCCACCTGGACGGCGCGCAGGAGCCGGCCCCGCACGTCGAGCAGCACCACGTGGAAGCCCTCGCGCTCGGCGTGGGCGGCGTGGCGGAGCAGCTCGTGGACGCTGCGGGGGTCGAGGCAGCGCTCGCCGCGGCGCGGCGGGGACCAGGCGCCGCGGCGCCCCAGCTCGAACGCAGCCGCGAGCGCGGCGGCGCGGGCGACGCCGATGCCGGGCCAGGACGCGAGCGCGTCGGGTGGCGCCCAGGCCAGCTCGGGGAGCGGCAGCGCCTCGACGAGCGAGAGCGCGGCGGCCCGCGCGGAGACGCGGCCGGTGCCGGTGCCGAGCACGAGCGCGAGGAGCTCCGCGTCGGAAAGCGCGCGCGGGCCGGCGGCGAGGAGCCGCTCGCGCGGGCGGTCGGTCGGCGAGGAGGGGGTGGACGACGAGGCGTCGGCGGGCGCGTCGGAGGCGGCGGTCATGGCGGAGGGCGCTGGAGCAACCGCCGTGCCCGGCGGTCGCGCCCGGATGCTGCACGCCTGCGCAGGCGGGGCGCCCAGGCCCGTCCGACGGCGGGCTCGCGCCCGGACCGCGGGTGCGCGGCGCGGCCGGTGCCGACGCGGCCGCCGCGGCGCGGCAAGCTCGCCGGAACCACGGCCCGGTCGAGGCGAGGCCTGGCCGCGGAGTGACCCGGAGGAGCGGGCTCGGGTATCCTCGGCGGCCATGCTCGACCACCGCAAGACCGCCCCCGCCGCGCTCGCCGCGGCAGCCCTCGTCCTCTCCCTGCCCGGCGCGGCCGACGCCTGCACCAGCATCCTGGTCTCGAAGGGCGCGAGCGCGGACGGCTCCACCTTCATCACCTACGCTGCGGACTCGCACGACCTCTACGGCGACCTCCCGCTCCGCCCCGCCGCGCAGCACGCGCCGGGCGCGCAGCGCGAGATCATCGAATGGGACACGGGCAAGTTCCTGGGCCGCATCCCGCAGCCGGCCGTCACCTACCACGTGGTCGGCAACATCAACGAGCACCAGGTCGCCATCGGCGAGACCACCTTCACCGGCCGCAAGGAGCTGCAGGATCCCGAGGGCCGGGTGGACTACGGCTCGCTCATGTACATCGCGCTGGAGCGCGCCCGCACCGCGCGCGAGGCGATCCAGGTGATGACCGACGTCGTGGCCGAGTACGGCTACGCCTCCACCGGCGAGTCCTTCTCCATCTCGGATCCGAACGAGGCCTGGATCCTCGAGATGATCGGCAAGGGGCCGAAGCGGAAGGGCGCGGTGTGGGTGGCCCGCCGCATCCCGGACGGCTACGTGTCGGCGCACGCGAACCACGCCCGCATCCGCCAGTTCCCGCTCGACGAGCCGAAGACCACGCTCTACGCGAAGGACGTCATCTCGTTCGCCCGCGAGAAGGGCTGGTTCAAGGGGAAGGACGCCGAGTTCAGCTTCGCCGACACCTACGCGCCGCTCGACTTCGGCGCGCTGCGCGCCTGCGACGCGCGGGTGTGGAGCGTGTTCCGCCGGGTGGCGCCGGGGCAGCCGCTGCCGTCCTCGATGGTGAAGGGCCAGGACCCGAAGGCCGAGCGCGTGCCGCTGTGGGTGAAGGCAGAGAAGCCGCTCGCGGTGCGCGACGTGATGGCGCTCATGCGCGACCACTTCGAGGGCACCGAGCTCGACCTGTCGAAGGGCGTGGGCGCCGGCCCGTTCTCGCTGCCGTACCGCTGGCGGCCCATGACGTTCAAGGTGGACGACCAGGAGTACCTGAACGGGCGGGCCATCTCGACGCAGCAGACCGGCTTTTCGTTCGTGGCGCAGTCGCGCGCCGCGCTGCCGGCGGCGGTGGGCGGGGTGCTCTGGTTCGGCGTGGACGACACGTACAGCACCGTCTACGTGCCGATGTACTGCTCCATCCACGAGGTGCCGCGCAGCTTCGCGGTGGGCACCGCCGACTTCAAGACGTTCAGCTGGGACTCGGCGTTCTGGGTGTTCAACTTCGTGTCGAACTGGGCCTACTCGCGCTACTCCGACATGATCCAGGACGTGAAGCAGGTGCAGGGCGAGCTGGAAGGCGGGTTCCTCTCGCGGCAGGCGGAGCTGGAGAAGGCCGCCCTGACCCTCTACAAGGACTCGCCCGGCCTGGCCCGCGACTACCTCACCCGCTACTCGGTCAGCCAGGGCGACCTGGTCACGGCGCGCTGGCGCAAGCTGGGCGAGTCGCTGATGGTGAAGTACCTCGACGGCAACGTGCGCGACGCGCAGGGCAACGTCACGCACCCGGACTACCCGGAGGCCTGGCGCCGGCGCATCGCGGCCGAGGACGACGGCATCCTGCGGGTGCCGAAGGAGCCGCAGAAGGTGGCGCAGTAGTCTCCGCGGACCGCTCGCCCTTCGACTCCACCGCTCATCCCGAGCGTAGGCCGGGCCCCTCGACTCCGGGCCGCTCCGCGGCCCTACGCTCGGGGTGAGCGAAGACGACTGGGGCACGGCCGGAGTCGAGGGACGCTCAGGGTGAGCGGATCGAATCCGCTCATCCCGACCCCTCGACTCCGGGCCGCTCCGCGGCCCTACGCTCGGGGTGAGCGGAGGCGACTGGGGCACGGCCGGAGTCGAGGGACGCTCGGGGTGAGCGGGCACCCCCACGGCCGCGCGGAGTCGAGGGAGGAGCTACTTCCCCGCCTGCTTCGGCGCGGCCTTCACCAGCTCCGCCTCGATCTCGATCTTCACCTCGTCGCCGACCACCGGGCCGGCCTCCACCGTCTTCGACCAGTTCAGGCCGTAGTCGCGGCGGTTCACCATGGTGGTCGCGACCAGGCCGCGGCGCTGGCCGCCCGTGGGGTCCTTGATCGCGCTGGTCGGTCCGAGCACCTCGAGCACCACCGGCTTCGTCACGCCCTTCATGGTCAGGTCGCCGGTGACCTTCAGCTTGCCCTCGCCGATCTTCTCCACCCTGGTGGACTTGAAGGTGATGGTCGGGTACTTCGCGACGTCGAAGAAGTCGGGCGACTTGAGGTGCGCGTCGCGATCCGGCACGCGGGTGTTCAGCGTGGTCACGTCGATGGTGGCCTCGACCGACGACCGGGTGACGTCCTTGTCGTCCAGCTTCACCGTGCCGGTGGTCTTGCCGAACTCGCCGCGCACGTTGCTGATGACGAGGTGACGCACCGTGAAGCTGGAGAGGGTGTGCGCCGGGTCGATGGTCCAGGTCTCGGCCTGCGCGTGCGCGAGCGCCGGGACGGCGAGCGCGAGGAGGACGGGGAGGAGTCGCTTCATGGTGCGGTTCCTTTCGGGACGCGCCGGGGGTCCGGACGCGAGGTCCGCCCGGTCGTCTAACCGCGGCGCTGCCGGGGTCAACGAGGGCGCCCCACGGGGGCCGCGCGAATGGCCGCTAGAACCGCGCGCCCAGCCCGCCCATCAGGCCGAGCTGGTCCTCCTGCTCGAACGTCAGCTCGCCGGCGAGGAACATGGGGCCGAGCTCGAGCCGGGCCCCGAGCCCGACCTGGAACCACGCCTTCCAGCCGTCGCGCTTCGCGCTGCCGACGCCGAAGGTGATCGCCGCGTCGAGCCCGCGGTGCGTCTCGAACCGCTGGGAGATCCGCGCCAGGACCACCGGCGTCCACTCGCGCGTCGCGTCCGGCAGGTGCCGGTAGCCGTAGCCTGCGATGCTCAGGTCGAGCGTGGAGAAGGAGTAGCCGGCCTCGCCGCCGAGCCGCGAGCCGGAGCTGCCGTTGCCGCCGGCGTCGATTCCCGCGCCGCCCCAGGCGGTGAGGAAGAAGCGGTTCGGCCTCCCCTCGTCGTCGTGCTCCTCCTCCTCGGGCACGTCGTCCCAGTCGCCGTCCTGCGCGACGGCCAGCGCCGGGAACGCACTTCCGAGCAGGGCGGCGAGGAGGAGGGCGCGCACGCGCGGATGATAGGCGAGCGGCGCGGCGATGGAGGCGGCCCAGTGGGGACCGTCGGGCACGGACGACCCCGCCCGCCCTTCGACAAGCTCAGGGCGAGCGGACTTTCAGGGCAGCTGGGTATCGAGAACTCCGCTCATGCTGAGCCCCGTCGAACCATGAGCGGGGACCGGGTCAGGCGCGCAGGAAGCGCTCCAGCAGCCGGTACCCGCGCTCGAGCGCGGCGAGCTCCACCCACTCGCCGCGCTGGTGCGCCTGCGCGGTGGCGCCGGGGCCGAGGTTGACGGCCGGGATGCCGTGGGCGGCGAGCCGGGCCACGTCGGTCCAGGCCTGCTTCGGCTCGGCGGCGACGCCGGTGCGCTCGAGCAGGCGGCGCACCAGCGGGTGATCGGCGTAGGCGGGGCAGGCCGGGGAGAGATCGGTCAGCTCCACCTCGGCGCCGACCCGCTCGCCGAGCGCGCGCAGCTCGGCCGAGGCCTGCTGCAGCGTGCGGTCGGGCGCGAAGCGGTGGTTCACGTTGAGCGTGCAGCGGTCCGGCACCACGTTGCGCGCGCGGCCGCCCTCGATGCGGGTGACGCTCGTCACCTCGCGGAACACGAGGCCCCCGGAGACCGCCTCGCGCGGCGCGCGGGCGTGCAGCTCGGCGAGCAGCGCGCCGGCCCGGTGCACCGCGTTCTCGCCCTGCCAGGGCCGCGCCGAGTGGGCGGCGCGTCCCTCGAACGTGAACGTCGCGTGGATGGAGCCGACGCAGCCGAGCTGGAGCACGTTGTCGGTCGGCTCCAGGCAGAGGGCGAGCTCGGTGCCGGCGAGCTCGTCCGCCGCGTGGAGCACGTCGGCGAGCTCGTTCTCGAGGTACGGCCCTTCCTCGCGCGCGTAGAACACGAGCAGGAGCTCGCAGAAGCGCTCGGCGCGCGGCAGCCGCTCGGCCACCTCCATCATGAGGGCGAGCCCGCCCTTCATGTCCGAGCTGCCCGGCGCGATGAGCCGCCCGCCCTCGCGGCGCGGCGGCCCGCGATCGTCCTCGTGCACCGGCACGGTGTCGAGGTGGCCGCAGAGCGCCACCCGCGGCCGGCCCTCGCGCGCCGCCTCGGCCCCGGCGCCGGCGTCCACCTGGACCACGAGCGAGTCCTTCACCCGGCGCACGCCGAGCCCGAGCGCCC encodes:
- a CDS encoding dipeptidase, encoding MLDHRKTAPAALAAAALVLSLPGAADACTSILVSKGASADGSTFITYAADSHDLYGDLPLRPAAQHAPGAQREIIEWDTGKFLGRIPQPAVTYHVVGNINEHQVAIGETTFTGRKELQDPEGRVDYGSLMYIALERARTAREAIQVMTDVVAEYGYASTGESFSISDPNEAWILEMIGKGPKRKGAVWVARRIPDGYVSAHANHARIRQFPLDEPKTTLYAKDVISFAREKGWFKGKDAEFSFADTYAPLDFGALRACDARVWSVFRRVAPGQPLPSSMVKGQDPKAERVPLWVKAEKPLAVRDVMALMRDHFEGTELDLSKGVGAGPFSLPYRWRPMTFKVDDQEYLNGRAISTQQTGFSFVAQSRAALPAAVGGVLWFGVDDTYSTVYVPMYCSIHEVPRSFAVGTADFKTFSWDSAFWVFNFVSNWAYSRYSDMIQDVKQVQGELEGGFLSRQAELEKAALTLYKDSPGLARDYLTRYSVSQGDLVTARWRKLGESLMVKYLDGNVRDAQGNVTHPDYPEAWRRRIAAEDDGILRVPKEPQKVAQ
- a CDS encoding YceI family protein; this encodes MKRLLPVLLALAVPALAHAQAETWTIDPAHTLSSFTVRHLVISNVRGEFGKTTGTVKLDDKDVTRSSVEATIDVTTLNTRVPDRDAHLKSPDFFDVAKYPTITFKSTRVEKIGEGKLKVTGDLTMKGVTKPVVLEVLGPTSAIKDPTGGQRRGLVATTMVNRRDYGLNWSKTVEAGPVVGDEVKIEIEAELVKAAPKQAGK
- the dapE gene encoding succinyl-diaminopimelate desuccinylase, which codes for MDPATAELAEALARRTEALCGVLSPIGHERALCDQVEAWARALGLGVRRVKDSLVVQVDAGAGAEAAREGRPRVALCGHLDTVPVHEDDRGPPRREGGRLIAPGSSDMKGGLALMMEVAERLPRAERFCELLLVFYAREEGPYLENELADVLHAADELAGTELALCLEPTDNVLQLGCVGSIHATFTFEGRAAHSARPWQGENAVHRAGALLAELHARAPREAVSGGLVFREVTSVTRIEGGRARNVVPDRCTLNVNHRFAPDRTLQQASAELRALGERVGAEVELTDLSPACPAYADHPLVRRLLERTGVAAEPKQAWTDVARLAAHGIPAVNLGPGATAQAHQRGEWVELAALERGYRLLERFLRA